From Brassica oleracea var. oleracea cultivar TO1000 chromosome C3, BOL, whole genome shotgun sequence, a single genomic window includes:
- the LOC106334805 gene encoding chitinase domain-containing protein 1 gives MARRREKRSPATESSERRKNRDESKPRDGEPDSDRRLITVFVVFFIVIPAVSMAVYKVKFADRVIETEPSIRQKGIIKTDIHFQEILTEHSKASENSSARHYDYPVLAYITPWNSKGYDMAKIYNSKFTHLSPVWYDLKSQGNGLVLEGRHNADKGWIQELRARGNAMILPRVVLEAVPEELLSKKKLRGKAIKLIVTECKEMEYDGIVLESWSRWAAYGVLHDPDMRKMALQFVKQLGDALHEQHMQFMYVIGPPRSDTLQMYDFGPEDLKFLKDSVDGFSLMTYDFSNSQNPGPNAPLKWIDLTLKLLLGSSNNVDSSLARKVLLGLNFYGNDFAISGGGGGAITGRDYIALLQKHKPTLHWDKESGEHLFMYRDDKNIKHAVFYPSLMSILLRLENARLWGIGISIWEIGQGLDYFFHLL, from the exons ATGGCGAGGAGGCGCGAGAAACGTTCACCGGCGACGGAGAGTTCGGAACGGCGGAAAAACCGAGACGAGTCAAAACCACGAGATGGAGAACCAGACTCAGACCGAAGGCTCATCACCGTCTTCGTGGTCTTCTTCATCGTGATCCCCGCAGTCTCAATGGCGGTGTACAAAGTCAAATTCGCTGATCGAGTCATCGAAACGGAGCCATCGATACGTCAGAAGGGAATCATCAAAACCGATATCCATTTCCAAGAGATCCTCACT GAACATTCAAAGGCTTCAGAGAATTCATCAGCTAGGCATTATGATTATCCAGTGTTGGCTTACATTACGCCGTG GAACTCTAAAGGATATGATATGGCAAAGATATACAACTCCAAGTTTACACACTTATCACCGGTTTGGTACGACCTGAAGAG CCAAGGAAATGGATTGGTTTTGGAAGGGAGACATAATGCTGATAAGGGATGGATCCAAGAGCTCCGAGCAAGAGGAAACGCGATG ATATTGCCAAGAGTTGTTCTAGAAGCAGTTCCCGAGGAGTTGCTTAGTAAGAAGAAACTAAGGGGAAAAGCTATTAAGCTTATTGTCACAGAGTGCAA GGAAATGGAATATGATGGTATTGTGCTAGAGTCTTGGTCAAGGTGGGCAGCTTATGGTGTTTTGCATGACCCGGACATGCGGAAAATG GCACTGCAATTCGTGAAACAACTTGGAGACGCCCTTCACGAGCAGCATATGCAGTTCATGTATGTCATTGGTCCACCTCGTTCAGACACGCTCCAAATGTACGATTTTGGGCCAGAAGATCTTAAATTCTTGAAAGATTCGGTGGACGGGTTCTCTTTAATGACCTATGATTTCTCAAATTCCCAGAACCCTGGCCCCAATGCTCCTCTCAAGTGGATAGATCTCACCCTCAAACTCCTACTTGGCTCATCCAACAACGTAGATTCAAGCCTGGCAAGAAAGGTTCTTCTTGGTCTCAACTTCTACGGCAATGATTTTGCAATCTCTGGAG GAGGTGGAGGAGCTATCACCGGAAGGGATTACATAGCGTTACTCCAGAAACACAAGCCAACGTTGCATTGGGATAAAGAAAGTGGCGAGCATCTTTTCATGTATAGAGATGATAAGAACATCAAGCATGCTGTCTTCTATCCTTCATTGATGTCTATCCTTTTACGGCTTGAGAATGCTCGTCTCTGGGGTATTGGCATTTCCATCTGGGAGATTGGTCAAGGTTTAGATTATTTCTTTCATCTTTTGTAA